A stretch of the Nitratireductor thuwali genome encodes the following:
- a CDS encoding ABC transporter permease, with protein sequence MLIARIAALRLLTTLITLIGVAVIVFVVVRVVPGNPIAMMLPPGASEADIERLRALYGLDKSIPQQFVIWFGNVLQGDFGTSISTRQPVLRLVLERLPATLELSLLALFMAVLIGGSLAILGTRLRGRRAEAGVDVANGVGLSVPDFLWGLLLILLFGVLWPVFQISGRVSPRLDIPFSTQFYLIESLLTLRFDITANLMNHMFMPALALALPLAAIISQLLKQSLKETLDLDYTVLARTKGYGETRVILSEALRNAVLPTLTLIGVQFTFLMGGTVIIERLFSYEGLGNMAIDAVINRDLPLIQGIVILFALIFTIVNLMVDMSYALLNPRLRHA encoded by the coding sequence ATGCTGATCGCCCGCATCGCCGCATTGCGCCTGCTCACCACGCTGATCACCCTCATCGGCGTGGCCGTCATCGTTTTCGTTGTCGTCCGGGTCGTGCCCGGAAACCCCATCGCCATGATGTTGCCGCCGGGAGCGAGCGAGGCGGACATAGAGCGCCTGCGCGCGCTCTATGGGCTCGACAAATCTATCCCCCAGCAATTCGTCATCTGGTTCGGCAACGTTCTCCAGGGCGATTTCGGCACCTCCATCTCCACGCGCCAGCCTGTCTTGAGGCTGGTTCTGGAGCGCCTGCCCGCGACGCTGGAATTAAGCCTGCTGGCGCTCTTCATGGCGGTCCTCATCGGCGGCTCGCTCGCCATCCTTGGCACGCGGCTGCGCGGGCGGCGGGCCGAAGCCGGCGTCGACGTTGCCAACGGAGTCGGCCTTTCCGTGCCGGACTTCCTGTGGGGGCTGCTCCTGATCCTTCTGTTCGGCGTGCTGTGGCCCGTGTTCCAGATTTCCGGCCGCGTCTCGCCGAGGCTCGACATTCCTTTCTCGACGCAATTCTACCTGATCGAGAGCCTGCTCACCCTGCGCTTCGACATCACCGCGAACCTGATGAACCACATGTTCATGCCGGCGCTGGCACTTGCATTGCCGCTCGCTGCCATCATATCCCAGCTCCTGAAGCAATCGCTGAAGGAGACGCTCGACCTCGACTACACGGTGCTTGCCCGCACCAAGGGCTATGGCGAGACGCGGGTGATCCTTTCCGAGGCGCTGCGCAACGCCGTGCTGCCTACACTGACCCTCATCGGCGTGCAGTTCACCTTCCTGATGGGCGGGACGGTGATCATCGAGCGGCTCTTTTCCTACGAAGGTCTCGGCAACATGGCCATCGATGCGGTGATCAACCGCGACCTGCCGCTCATCCAGGGCATCGTCATCCTCTTCGCCCTCATCTTCACCATCGTCAATCTGATGGTCGACATGAGCTATGCCCTGCTCAACCCGAGGCTGCGCCATGCTTGA
- a CDS encoding ABC transporter substrate-binding protein codes for MLSHRTDRRTLLKFAGAGAAALSLPRIALAQDQNELVIAYNVNLPSWDPTVGPSAVNPTIQGFYQSVFDMFIHQNPDLSFAPGLITEWGWNEDRSKIFLVVREGVTWHDGSPFSAEDVAWSLERAGKAETGNPIQFVWAKIGNFTVDGNRVEADVIEFEPTLFKWMSFLTGYVLPKAYYEKVGAEGFEQAPIGTGPYMVERYERNAFVRLKANPDYWNGKPEFENVTIKFVTDAASRVAELESGNSDVTLEIPYEEYDRLLAKGFAGTAKPISDIAMIFLNDVEPMLDRNVRLAANHAIDKQLLIDRLLSGYGVPLDTLETPEYVAYDPEIKVAYDPELAKKLLADSGHSPENPVRFKIQTTRGFKPKDYEMIQAIVGMWRRVGIEAEIEVYEIAQHFELRAADKLAPAAFYNWGNAVGDPTTSTGFAMFGPSPHSVWDGQELIDKIIPLWGEADEEKRIQGWKGVSRYVAEEGLVIPLIQYVQPIVSRDGLKVTAHASGALLPHLISRG; via the coding sequence ATGCTCTCTCATCGAACCGACCGACGCACATTGTTGAAATTCGCAGGCGCCGGCGCCGCGGCACTTTCGCTGCCGCGCATCGCTCTTGCGCAGGACCAGAACGAGCTGGTCATCGCCTATAACGTCAACCTCCCCTCCTGGGACCCGACCGTCGGCCCCTCGGCGGTGAACCCGACGATCCAGGGCTTTTACCAATCCGTCTTCGACATGTTCATTCACCAGAACCCGGACCTGAGCTTTGCGCCGGGGCTGATTACCGAGTGGGGCTGGAACGAGGACCGCAGCAAGATCTTCCTCGTCGTGCGCGAGGGCGTGACCTGGCACGACGGCAGTCCATTTTCGGCGGAGGACGTCGCCTGGTCGCTGGAGCGCGCCGGCAAGGCGGAGACCGGCAATCCTATCCAGTTCGTCTGGGCCAAGATCGGCAATTTCACGGTGGACGGCAACCGCGTCGAGGCGGACGTGATCGAATTCGAGCCGACGCTCTTCAAGTGGATGTCGTTCCTGACCGGCTATGTGCTGCCCAAGGCCTATTACGAGAAGGTGGGCGCGGAGGGTTTCGAGCAGGCGCCTATCGGCACCGGCCCCTATATGGTGGAGCGCTACGAGCGCAACGCCTTCGTGCGCCTCAAGGCCAACCCGGACTACTGGAACGGCAAGCCGGAATTCGAGAACGTCACCATCAAGTTCGTCACCGACGCGGCAAGCCGCGTGGCGGAGCTGGAATCCGGCAACTCGGATGTGACGCTCGAGATCCCGTATGAAGAATATGACCGCCTGCTCGCCAAGGGTTTTGCCGGCACGGCAAAGCCGATCTCCGACATCGCCATGATCTTTCTGAACGATGTCGAGCCGATGCTGGACCGCAATGTGCGGCTTGCGGCCAACCATGCCATCGACAAGCAGTTGCTCATCGACCGACTTCTCAGCGGATACGGCGTGCCACTCGACACGCTGGAGACGCCGGAATATGTTGCATACGATCCGGAGATAAAGGTGGCCTACGATCCGGAGCTGGCGAAGAAGCTTCTGGCGGATTCCGGTCATTCGCCTGAAAACCCGGTGCGCTTCAAGATCCAGACGACCCGCGGCTTCAAGCCCAAAGATTACGAGATGATCCAGGCTATCGTGGGTATGTGGCGCCGCGTCGGGATCGAGGCGGAGATCGAGGTCTACGAGATCGCCCAGCATTTCGAATTGCGCGCAGCCGACAAGCTGGCGCCCGCCGCCTTCTACAATTGGGGCAACGCCGTGGGCGATCCGACAACCTCGACAGGCTTTGCCATGTTCGGCCCGAGCCCACATTCAGTGTGGGACGGGCAGGAGCTGATAGACAAGATCATCCCGCTCTGGGGCGAGGCCGACGAGGAAAAGCGCATCCAGGGCTGGAAGGGCGTCTCGCGCTACGTCGCCGAGGAAGGGCTGGTGATCCCGCTTATCCAGTATGTGCAGCCGATCGTCTCGCGCGACGGCCTGAAAGTCACGGCCCACGCCTCGGGCGCCCTGCTGCCGCACCTGATCAGCCGGGGATGA
- a CDS encoding ATP-binding cassette domain-containing protein, whose product MAEALFSIRDLRVEVADMTRKPLLGAAPPLEILKGISLDIARGTVLGIVGGSGSGKTTLGRTLVRLMEPTGGTIVFDSRDITHISEARMRPLRPRIQMIFQDPMSSLNPRLTIGRIIAAPLGARTGDPRVAEALDHVGLPPEMARRYPHELSGGQRQRVGIARAIARRPDFILADEIVSGLDVSSQAQILNLLGQLVEELGLTLAFISHDLSVIRRLCSRVMVMQGGVIVEDGPTANLFEAPSHPYTRELLDSIPVPDPSVRW is encoded by the coding sequence ATGGCTGAGGCGCTCTTCAGCATCCGCGACCTGCGCGTCGAAGTCGCCGACATGACGCGCAAGCCGCTCCTCGGCGCCGCCCCGCCGCTGGAGATCCTCAAGGGGATCAGCCTCGACATCGCCCGCGGCACCGTGCTCGGCATCGTCGGTGGCTCGGGCTCGGGCAAGACGACGCTCGGCCGCACGCTGGTGCGGCTGATGGAGCCGACCGGCGGCACGATCGTGTTCGACAGCCGCGACATCACCCACATCTCGGAAGCGCGGATGCGGCCCCTGCGCCCGCGCATCCAGATGATCTTCCAGGACCCCATGTCCTCGCTCAACCCGCGCCTCACCATCGGCCGCATCATCGCCGCCCCGCTGGGCGCGCGAACGGGCGACCCGCGCGTGGCCGAGGCGCTCGACCATGTCGGGCTGCCGCCGGAGATGGCGCGGCGCTACCCGCACGAGCTTTCCGGCGGCCAGCGTCAGCGCGTCGGCATCGCCCGCGCCATCGCCAGGCGGCCGGACTTCATCCTCGCCGACGAGATCGTGTCCGGCCTCGACGTCTCGTCCCAGGCCCAGATCCTGAACCTGCTCGGCCAGCTGGTCGAGGAACTGGGTCTCACGCTTGCCTTCATCAGCCACGACCTCTCCGTCATCCGCAGGCTGTGCAGCCGCGTCATGGTGATGCAGGGGGGCGTGATCGTGGAGGACGGGCCGACGGCCAACCTCTTCGAGGCCCCAAGTCATCCCTATACGCGCGAGCTCCTCGATTCCATTCCCGTGCCCGACCCCTCGGTGCGCTGGTGA
- a CDS encoding ABC transporter ATP-binding protein: protein MSAFLKICNLSARLRGTDERLLRAVSIDVPTGTVRGLVGESGAGKSMIGKAVLGVLPRAVEVIEGEILLDGEDLLAMPPARRRQVIGARTALIPQDPLTALNPSRRIGSQITDRLIDILGWPKERARGRALEALQEVHIGEPERVLRLYPHELSGGMRQRVLIAAAFAAEPKLIVADEPTTALDVTVQKQVLQLISELQARHSTALLFVTHDLGVVAKICDSLSVLYAGKVVEDTTVEAFFAGPSHPYSAALLAATPRHTDPASSLKPVPREVIETARAEIAAADAAWRMHG, encoded by the coding sequence ATGAGCGCGTTCCTTAAGATCTGCAACCTCTCCGCCAGGCTGCGCGGCACGGACGAACGCCTGCTGCGCGCGGTCTCGATCGACGTGCCGACTGGCACGGTGCGCGGCCTCGTAGGCGAGAGCGGGGCCGGCAAGAGCATGATCGGCAAGGCTGTGCTCGGCGTGCTGCCGCGCGCGGTGGAGGTGATCGAGGGCGAAATCCTGCTTGACGGCGAGGACCTTCTCGCCATGCCGCCCGCCCGGCGCAGACAGGTGATCGGCGCCAGGACCGCGCTCATCCCGCAGGACCCGCTCACCGCCCTCAACCCCTCGCGCCGCATCGGGTCGCAGATCACCGACCGGCTGATCGACATACTGGGCTGGCCGAAGGAGCGCGCCCGCGGCCGCGCGTTGGAGGCTCTCCAGGAAGTGCATATCGGCGAGCCGGAGCGTGTGCTGCGGCTCTACCCGCACGAGCTCTCCGGCGGCATGCGGCAGCGGGTCCTCATCGCCGCGGCCTTCGCCGCCGAGCCGAAGCTGATCGTCGCCGACGAGCCCACCACGGCGCTCGACGTGACCGTGCAGAAGCAGGTCCTCCAGCTCATCTCCGAGCTTCAGGCGCGCCACAGCACCGCCCTGCTCTTCGTCACCCACGATCTCGGCGTGGTGGCCAAGATCTGCGACAGCCTCTCCGTGCTCTATGCCGGCAAGGTGGTGGAAGACACCACGGTTGAGGCCTTCTTCGCCGGCCCCTCCCACCCGTATAGCGCCGCGCTTCTGGCGGCCACGCCGCGCCACACCGACCCTGCCTCATCGCTCAAGCCCGTGCCGCGCGAAGTGATCGAGACCGCGCGCGCCGAGATCGCGGCGGCAGACGCCGCCTGGAGGATGCATGGCTGA
- a CDS encoding phytoene desaturase family protein, which yields MNTFDAVIIGAGHNGLACAAHLAKRGWSVGVFEQSELPGGAVKTLELTLPGYRHDFAAMNLSLFAGSAFNKAYGADLQRHGLEFAPVSDCFASAFPDGKWVGVSTDLAATQARIRAFSSRDAETWGELVAGFPDRAAALFGLLGSPMKKRALASIAFSTLRGQGFAGTRDLMRFLISTPRAWLDETFESDAVKAMLGAWGMHLDFAPDIAGGALFPYLEGMASQSFGMVLGKGGADTMINALTSMIEAGGGKVECGARVERVETASRTATGVTLADGRRIEARRAVVGCIAPRALEDLLPGGSGDARFDRQMKSFRHAPGTMMIHLALDDLPAWPDPALRRFAYVHLAPSLDMMALAYAQAQAGLLPAEPVIVVGQPTAVDPSRAPEGKHVLWLQVRMVPAEIAGDAAGLIAQRDWPAVADAYADRVIGIVERYAPGLSGHILARRVVSPLDLEREDPNLVGGDQICGSHHLSQHFLFRPAAGAADWSTPVANFHLAGAATWPGAGVGAGSGYMLARKLAGG from the coding sequence ATGAACACCTTCGATGCCGTCATCATCGGCGCCGGGCACAATGGCCTGGCCTGCGCAGCGCATCTGGCGAAGCGTGGGTGGAGCGTAGGCGTGTTCGAGCAGTCGGAGCTGCCCGGCGGTGCCGTCAAGACGCTGGAGCTGACGCTGCCCGGCTACCGGCACGACTTTGCCGCCATGAACCTCAGCCTTTTCGCCGGGTCCGCATTTAATAAGGCTTACGGCGCCGATCTGCAGCGCCACGGGCTCGAATTCGCGCCAGTGTCCGACTGTTTCGCGTCCGCCTTCCCGGACGGCAAATGGGTCGGCGTTTCCACCGATCTTGCCGCCACCCAAGCGCGCATCCGCGCCTTCTCGAGCCGTGACGCCGAAACCTGGGGCGAGCTTGTGGCCGGCTTCCCGGATCGTGCCGCCGCACTTTTCGGGCTGCTCGGCAGTCCAATGAAAAAGCGTGCACTTGCAAGCATCGCCTTCTCCACGTTACGCGGCCAGGGCTTTGCCGGCACACGCGACCTGATGCGGTTTCTCATCTCCACGCCCCGCGCCTGGCTCGACGAGACCTTCGAGAGCGATGCCGTTAAGGCGATGCTCGGCGCCTGGGGCATGCACCTCGACTTCGCGCCGGACATCGCCGGCGGGGCGCTTTTCCCGTATCTCGAGGGCATGGCCAGCCAGAGTTTTGGGATGGTGCTCGGCAAGGGCGGCGCGGACACCATGATCAACGCGCTCACCTCGATGATCGAGGCTGGAGGTGGCAAGGTCGAATGCGGCGCTCGCGTGGAGCGTGTCGAGACGGCAAGCCGAACGGCGACCGGTGTGACCCTTGCCGACGGCCGCAGGATCGAGGCACGCCGCGCCGTGGTCGGCTGTATCGCGCCGCGCGCGTTGGAAGACCTGCTGCCGGGCGGCTCGGGCGATGCCCGCTTCGACAGGCAGATGAAGAGCTTCCGCCACGCGCCGGGCACGATGATGATCCACCTGGCGCTGGACGATCTTCCGGCCTGGCCCGACCCGGCATTGCGCCGCTTCGCCTATGTCCACCTAGCCCCCAGCCTCGACATGATGGCGCTCGCCTATGCGCAGGCGCAGGCGGGGCTTTTGCCGGCCGAGCCGGTGATCGTGGTTGGCCAGCCGACGGCGGTCGACCCGAGCCGCGCGCCGGAAGGCAAGCACGTGCTGTGGCTGCAGGTGCGCATGGTGCCGGCGGAAATCGCCGGCGACGCGGCAGGCCTGATTGCACAACGCGACTGGCCGGCGGTGGCCGATGCCTATGCGGACCGCGTGATCGGGATTGTCGAGCGCTACGCGCCAGGCCTTTCCGGCCACATCCTCGCCCGCCGCGTTGTCTCCCCGCTCGATCTCGAGCGCGAGGACCCGAACCTGGTGGGCGGCGACCAGATCTGCGGCAGCCATCACCTTTCCCAGCATTTCCTCTTCAGGCCCGCGGCGGGTGCGGCCGACTGGAGCACGCCGGTCGCGAACTTCCACCTTGCCGGAGCCGCCACCTGGCCGGGTGCCGGCGTTGGGGCCGGCTCCGGCTATATGCTCGCTCGAAAGCTTGCGGGCGGATGA
- a CDS encoding ABC transporter permease, which translates to MLDGRGAIRRRAGARLWLAGIWLAVVAFSAIFAPLISPHDPLAQDLLLGRLPPFWMAGSEPEFPLGTDSLGRDVLSRMIHGTRVAVIVALAAGVVTCLIGSFLGLVAGFYRGWPDRIISRLVDIWMAFPPVLFAILLIAVLGTGVFSVVIAIIVIDWTRFCRVVRAEAMNQSKMDYVQSAQVAGFTRMRTLAAEILPNVLPTIVALLTLEMGIAVIVEAILSFVNLSVSTDAPTWGGMIAEGRLSVHQAWWVLVFPLAALFLTVLSFAQLGEALRDRFDPVLR; encoded by the coding sequence ATGCTTGACGGACGAGGCGCAATTCGCAGGCGGGCCGGCGCGCGGCTGTGGCTTGCCGGGATATGGCTCGCGGTTGTGGCATTCTCGGCCATCTTCGCGCCGCTCATCAGCCCGCACGATCCGCTTGCGCAGGATCTTCTTCTCGGCCGTCTGCCGCCCTTTTGGATGGCAGGCTCGGAACCGGAATTCCCGCTCGGCACGGACAGTCTCGGCCGCGACGTGCTCTCGCGCATGATCCATGGCACGCGCGTGGCGGTGATCGTGGCGTTGGCGGCCGGTGTCGTCACGTGCCTGATCGGCTCGTTCCTCGGTCTCGTCGCCGGCTTCTACCGCGGCTGGCCCGACAGGATCATCAGCCGGCTGGTCGACATCTGGATGGCCTTTCCGCCGGTGCTCTTCGCCATCCTGCTGATCGCCGTTCTCGGCACCGGTGTCTTCTCCGTCGTAATCGCCATCATCGTGATCGACTGGACGCGCTTTTGCCGCGTGGTGCGGGCGGAGGCCATGAACCAGTCGAAGATGGACTATGTCCAGAGCGCCCAAGTTGCAGGCTTCACCCGCATGCGCACACTCGCGGCGGAGATCCTGCCCAACGTCCTTCCCACCATCGTGGCGCTGCTCACGTTGGAAATGGGGATCGCCGTCATCGTCGAGGCGATCCTGTCCTTCGTGAACCTCTCCGTCTCCACCGACGCCCCCACCTGGGGCGGCATGATCGCGGAGGGAAGGCTTTCGGTCCACCAGGCCTGGTGGGTACTGGTCTTCCCGCTTGCCGCCCTCTTTCTCACCGTGCTCTCCTTCGCCCAGCTCGGCGAAGCCCTGCGCGACCGTTTCGACCCGGTGCTCCGATGA